Proteins from a genomic interval of Oceanispirochaeta crateris:
- a CDS encoding 2-oxoglutarate dehydrogenase E1 component — translation MVEKGISIENLAYLETLLEDGALSPSWREELEGPSPGSPLLPDAGADKQSRLNALIWAYRDGGYLHGRLNPLGHYMTKEMKYIYLTMKGGVESLKPEQFGFDESDMEKPFRPGRFFKEESLPLRDIIKRLDDVYCGTLGAEILHIQNVSMRNWLISNMEQPDKSVRIDAALQQGIQKDLIRAEEFEKFINTRFVGQKRFSLEGGEVVIPALKYLFKKSIQLGIRETVIGMAHRGRLNVLVNAISKPAAEIFAMFQNNYQPYVYGGSGDVKYHMGQSCDFSDEEGRNLHISLVSNPSHLEAVNPVVEGKTRGIQRRRKDSNRKKVIPILIHGDAAFSGQGIVYETLNLSQLKGYRTGGTIHIIINNQIGFTTASRDSRSTYFATDVAKSLPIPIFHANGDEPESVIKAMDLAVRWRHKFGYDVVVDIICYRRLGHNEADEPSFTHPIMYQLIRKHQSVMTLYGRELEEKGILSQIDQEAFKLSYITEMTADFEEAKAYGDHQWNNAFQKGEWKGMTFKYSFDFPDTGVSPERLRAIGEVLTMIPEGFVAHSKLQRFVENRRKALDDKKGIDWAFAESMAFGSLLTEGYHVRLSGEDCGRGTFSQRHAKWWDVSVENPQSYIPLNHLEDISPVPRRIFSVYDSPLSEFSVLGFEYGYSLAMPRVLVLWEAQFGDFANGAQTIIDQFICSGEQKWFRSSGLVLLLPHGYEGQGPEHSNAYLERYLSLCAEDNMQVCNLTTPAQYFHVLRKQMTQPFRKPLILMTPKSLLRHKRAVSDLQDLEEGRFQTVLKDDPKYRKAEIILLCSGKVYYDLIERRDQLGTDRCAILRLEQIYPFPEDRLKEILKSYPWVRQLRWVQEEPRNKGAWSFLQERLSRLGEKRWSYVGRPASASSSAGAHVKDMDELEEFLLEAFDEVNDK, via the coding sequence ATGGTTGAAAAGGGCATTTCCATAGAGAATCTGGCCTACCTTGAGACCCTGTTGGAAGATGGAGCTCTCTCTCCCAGTTGGCGGGAGGAACTGGAAGGTCCTTCTCCAGGATCTCCTCTTCTTCCAGATGCCGGAGCGGACAAGCAAAGTCGTCTCAATGCCCTGATCTGGGCCTATCGGGATGGCGGATACCTCCATGGCCGTCTCAATCCTTTGGGGCATTATATGACCAAAGAGATGAAGTATATTTATCTGACCATGAAAGGCGGGGTGGAGTCTCTAAAACCTGAACAGTTCGGCTTTGATGAGTCAGACATGGAGAAGCCTTTCAGACCGGGACGGTTTTTCAAAGAAGAGTCCCTTCCTCTCAGGGATATCATCAAAAGGCTCGATGATGTGTACTGCGGAACCCTGGGGGCCGAAATCCTTCATATTCAGAACGTTTCCATGCGAAACTGGCTTATCAGCAACATGGAACAGCCTGATAAATCAGTCAGGATCGATGCGGCCCTGCAGCAGGGAATTCAAAAAGATCTCATTCGGGCCGAAGAATTTGAGAAATTTATCAATACCCGTTTTGTGGGACAGAAACGATTTTCTTTGGAGGGGGGTGAGGTCGTTATTCCTGCCCTTAAATATCTGTTTAAGAAATCAATACAACTGGGCATCCGTGAAACTGTTATCGGAATGGCTCATCGGGGCAGGTTGAATGTACTTGTCAATGCCATCAGCAAACCCGCTGCAGAAATCTTTGCCATGTTTCAAAATAATTACCAGCCCTATGTCTATGGTGGTAGCGGAGATGTGAAATATCACATGGGGCAGAGCTGTGACTTTAGCGATGAAGAGGGCCGCAACCTCCATATTTCTCTCGTTTCCAACCCCAGTCATCTGGAAGCGGTCAACCCCGTCGTGGAAGGAAAAACACGGGGCATTCAGCGGAGGAGGAAAGACAGCAACCGCAAAAAAGTCATACCCATTTTGATCCATGGAGATGCCGCATTCTCGGGTCAGGGAATTGTTTATGAAACTCTTAATCTGTCTCAGCTCAAGGGCTACAGGACGGGAGGAACCATCCATATCATCATCAACAATCAGATAGGATTTACAACTGCCTCCAGAGACTCACGGTCTACCTATTTCGCCACGGATGTCGCAAAATCTTTGCCCATTCCCATTTTTCATGCCAATGGGGATGAACCCGAATCTGTGATCAAAGCCATGGACCTGGCCGTCCGCTGGCGGCATAAATTCGGCTATGATGTTGTTGTAGACATCATCTGTTACCGCAGGCTTGGTCATAATGAGGCAGATGAACCGTCCTTCACTCACCCTATCATGTACCAGTTGATCAGAAAGCATCAGTCTGTGATGACCCTTTACGGCAGGGAGCTGGAAGAAAAGGGAATCCTCTCGCAAATTGATCAAGAGGCTTTCAAGCTTTCCTATATCACCGAAATGACTGCCGATTTTGAGGAAGCAAAAGCGTATGGGGATCATCAGTGGAACAATGCCTTCCAAAAGGGTGAATGGAAAGGCATGACTTTCAAGTATTCCTTTGATTTTCCCGATACGGGGGTCTCTCCGGAACGGCTTCGTGCCATCGGGGAAGTCCTGACAATGATCCCAGAGGGTTTTGTCGCACATTCCAAACTGCAGCGTTTTGTAGAAAACAGACGGAAGGCTCTGGATGATAAAAAGGGCATTGACTGGGCTTTTGCAGAATCCATGGCTTTTGGAAGCCTCCTCACCGAGGGGTACCATGTCCGGCTGTCCGGTGAGGATTGCGGAAGAGGCACTTTCTCTCAGCGTCATGCAAAATGGTGGGATGTTTCGGTTGAAAATCCCCAGTCTTATATTCCCTTGAATCATTTGGAAGATATATCACCCGTTCCCAGGAGAATCTTCTCAGTATATGACAGTCCTCTTTCAGAGTTTTCTGTCTTAGGATTTGAGTACGGTTACTCCCTGGCAATGCCCCGGGTTCTGGTGCTCTGGGAAGCTCAGTTTGGCGATTTTGCCAATGGAGCCCAGACCATTATCGATCAATTCATCTGCTCTGGGGAACAGAAATGGTTCCGTTCCAGCGGACTGGTCCTCCTCCTTCCCCATGGGTATGAGGGACAGGGGCCGGAGCATTCCAACGCCTACCTGGAGCGGTATCTCAGCCTCTGCGCCGAAGACAATATGCAGGTTTGCAATCTTACAACGCCGGCACAGTACTTTCATGTCCTAAGAAAACAGATGACTCAGCCTTTTAGAAAACCTCTCATTTTGATGACTCCCAAGAGTCTCCTCAGGCATAAGAGGGCTGTTTCTGATCTTCAGGATCTGGAAGAGGGCCGGTTTCAGACTGTTCTGAAGGATGATCCGAAATACAGAAAAGCCGAGATCATTCTTTTATGCTCTGGGAAGGTTTATTACGACCTCATTGAGAGACGGGACCAGCTGGGAACTGACAGATGCGCCATTTTGAGGCTGGAGCAGATTTACCCCTTTCCGGAGGACCGTCTCAAAGAGATTTTGAAATCTTATCCCTGGGTCAGACAGCTCCGCTGGGTTCAGGAAGAACCCCGTAACAAGGGAGCTTGGTCATTCCTTCAGGAACGGCTCAGCCGTCTGGGAGAAAAAAGATGGTCTTATGTGGGACGCCCGGCTTCGGCAAGTTCTTCTGCGGGAGCTCATGTGAAAGATATGGATGAATTGGAAGAATTCCTCCTAGAAGCGTTTGATGAGGTGAATGATAAATGA
- the odhB gene encoding 2-oxoglutarate dehydrogenase complex dihydrolipoyllysine-residue succinyltransferase — protein sequence MIELRIPEMGESVTGGILAAWLKQDGDFVAVGEEVLELETDKATLAVPSPAAGALKILIREDSEVEIGQLVAEVDTQAVGESPKPLIDKENIPAEDHYSPSVRHALQTYGLKSIEMPGSGKKGHLTKEDVLDYVQKQGIKAVPLSGSSTETPVETPAVTPAETQEFRRVKMSRIRQKIAANLVQSKQQSAHLTTFNEVDMSEIMEIRTLYKDDFFKSKAVKLGFMSFFVKAVCAALAEYPQLNAVIEGEDLLYRNHLNISIAVSTEKGLITPVLKRAETLSFAQIESQIISFSKRAAERKLLPDELSGGTFTITNGGIFGSLLSTPIPSPGQSGILGMHSIVKKPVVRNDEIVIRPMMYLALTYDHRIIDGREAVSFLNILKKDLEDPRRILIDL from the coding sequence ATGATTGAACTTAGAATTCCCGAAATGGGAGAATCTGTTACTGGTGGTATCCTAGCGGCCTGGCTCAAGCAGGATGGTGATTTTGTGGCTGTTGGTGAAGAAGTGTTGGAACTGGAAACTGACAAGGCTACCCTGGCAGTCCCTTCTCCCGCCGCTGGCGCTCTGAAAATTCTCATCAGGGAAGATTCAGAAGTAGAGATTGGGCAGCTTGTGGCAGAGGTCGATACCCAGGCAGTAGGCGAGAGTCCTAAACCCCTGATCGATAAAGAGAACATACCCGCAGAAGATCACTACTCTCCCTCTGTCCGTCATGCCCTCCAAACCTATGGTTTAAAATCCATAGAGATGCCGGGGAGTGGTAAAAAAGGACACCTCACCAAAGAAGATGTTCTGGACTATGTCCAAAAGCAGGGGATCAAGGCTGTTCCTCTAAGCGGTTCAAGCACAGAGACTCCTGTCGAAACTCCCGCAGTGACTCCTGCAGAAACTCAAGAGTTCCGCCGTGTAAAAATGAGCCGTATCCGACAGAAAATTGCGGCCAACCTGGTTCAGTCCAAACAGCAGTCGGCCCACCTGACAACCTTCAATGAGGTGGATATGTCTGAGATCATGGAGATCCGGACTCTTTACAAGGATGATTTTTTTAAGAGTAAGGCGGTCAAGCTGGGATTCATGAGTTTCTTTGTCAAAGCCGTTTGTGCCGCTTTAGCAGAGTATCCCCAGCTCAATGCAGTCATAGAGGGAGAAGACCTTCTTTATCGGAACCATCTAAATATCAGCATCGCTGTCTCTACAGAAAAGGGACTGATTACTCCAGTGTTAAAGAGGGCAGAGACCCTGTCTTTTGCTCAGATTGAGTCACAGATCATATCCTTTTCTAAGAGGGCTGCAGAGCGTAAACTCCTGCCCGATGAACTTTCAGGGGGTACTTTCACGATTACCAATGGAGGAATCTTCGGTAGTCTTTTATCCACACCCATTCCCTCTCCGGGACAGTCGGGAATCCTTGGAATGCATTCCATCGTGAAAAAACCAGTTGTTCGTAATGATGAAATTGTTATCCGTCCCATGATGTACCTGGCTTTGACCTATGATCATAGAATTATCGATGGCAGAGAAGCCGTCAGTTTTTTAAATATCCTTAAGAAGGATCTCGAAGATCCCAGGAGGATTCTTATCGATTTGTAA
- a CDS encoding citrate/2-methylcitrate synthase, which produces MMMSEEMIHKGLEGVLVTKTSICKVNGEEGKLYYYGYPIDVLEKYSSFEETSYLLLYSHLPNKEELADFTTKMRLARQISNPILEMIKTFPRDSHPMELLQSSINFLSGYVDHKIEHSAYCNCRQTLHQIAQLPTIIAAFYRIKNGLEYVPPRDDLNHGANFLYMLRGVVPDKEEGDIMDKCLILHAEHGLNASTFTARVVASSLSTCYCSISAAIGSLYGSLHGGANEKVVNMLKEIDSVQDVRPFLEEAARTKRKIMGMGHRVYKAMDPRAVLMEGYLKTLSTKKGNSVNYNLLKEIQKVFREMMDEKDKAIYPNVDFFSGAVYELLGIPPTLFTPIFAMARAPGWLSHILEQRQDNRIFRPKALFDGPLDREYLPLEAR; this is translated from the coding sequence ATGATGATGTCAGAAGAGATGATTCACAAGGGTCTGGAAGGTGTTTTGGTGACTAAAACCAGTATTTGTAAGGTCAATGGTGAAGAAGGCAAGTTGTATTATTACGGCTATCCTATCGATGTTCTGGAAAAGTATTCCAGCTTTGAAGAAACATCCTATCTTCTTCTTTACAGCCACCTGCCCAATAAGGAGGAACTGGCAGATTTTACGACCAAGATGAGATTGGCCCGTCAAATTAGCAATCCCATCTTGGAAATGATTAAGACTTTCCCCCGGGATTCTCATCCCATGGAATTGCTTCAGTCATCCATTAATTTTCTCAGTGGGTATGTGGATCATAAAATTGAACATTCAGCCTATTGTAACTGCCGGCAGACACTGCATCAGATTGCCCAGTTGCCCACAATCATAGCGGCGTTTTACAGGATCAAAAATGGTCTGGAATATGTCCCTCCACGGGATGACCTGAATCATGGTGCCAATTTTCTGTACATGCTCCGGGGAGTTGTTCCGGATAAAGAGGAGGGGGATATCATGGACAAATGCCTCATCCTCCATGCAGAACATGGACTCAATGCCTCCACGTTTACGGCAAGAGTGGTCGCTTCTTCTCTGTCCACCTGTTATTGCAGTATCTCGGCGGCTATTGGTTCCCTCTACGGCTCCCTTCACGGTGGAGCCAATGAGAAGGTTGTGAATATGCTCAAGGAGATCGATTCTGTTCAGGATGTGAGACCATTCCTGGAGGAAGCAGCCCGGACAAAGAGGAAAATCATGGGCATGGGTCACCGAGTCTACAAGGCTATGGATCCCCGGGCTGTCCTGATGGAAGGGTACCTGAAGACCCTATCAACGAAAAAAGGTAATTCTGTGAACTACAATCTCCTCAAAGAAATTCAAAAGGTGTTCAGAGAAATGATGGATGAAAAGGATAAGGCCATCTATCCCAACGTCGATTTCTTTTCTGGGGCCGTGTATGAACTCTTGGGTATACCACCAACCCTGTTTACCCCAATTTTTGCCATGGCCAGGGCACCGGGTTGGCTGTCTCATATTCTGGAACAAAGACAGGATAATAGAATCTTCAGGCCTAAGGCCCTATTTGACGGTCCCTTGGACCGGGAATATCTTCCCCTGGAAGCCCGTTGA
- a CDS encoding rubredoxin, with amino-acid sequence MIWVCNACGYIYDPSEGDPDQDIPEGVPFEELPDDWVCPVCGAPKTEFSPESSES; translated from the coding sequence ATGATATGGGTCTGTAATGCCTGCGGCTATATATATGATCCTTCAGAGGGAGATCCCGATCAAGATATTCCCGAAGGCGTTCCCTTTGAAGAGCTTCCAGATGACTGGGTCTGCCCCGTCTGTGGAGCCCCTAAAACCGAGTTTTCACCAGAATCATCGGAGTCATAA
- the speB gene encoding agmatinase: MNWVKKYPPFLISEYPNGDDSALFQILPVPLERSVSYGVGTRMGPSAILKASENLEVFDGMSCPGESGLKTLPPVNCRGPIQKVLGRIAVATEKILLQGRIPVVLGGEHTVSTGVFMALSRHYRTKIPGIVQIDAHADLRNSYQGSPFSHACVMKRALDLDFPIYQLGIRSLSPEEIQLREDRKIPGKDALELCSGTPVNELNLPEDFPEEIYLTIDVDGLDPSIIPGTGTPEPGGLGWYQTLNLIESIARKHKIIGFDVVELAPLKGSLISEFTTARLVYQVMGIIARQEIKSKE; encoded by the coding sequence ATGAATTGGGTTAAAAAGTATCCTCCCTTTCTGATTTCCGAATACCCAAATGGTGACGACAGCGCTCTGTTTCAAATACTTCCGGTTCCTCTCGAACGGTCAGTAAGCTATGGCGTGGGGACCCGTATGGGACCTTCGGCCATACTGAAGGCCAGTGAGAATCTAGAGGTATTTGACGGCATGAGCTGTCCGGGAGAGTCGGGCCTGAAGACTCTCCCGCCTGTAAACTGCCGGGGACCCATCCAAAAAGTACTGGGACGGATTGCCGTAGCCACGGAGAAGATTCTCCTTCAGGGCAGAATTCCCGTGGTTCTCGGTGGGGAACACACGGTCAGCACGGGAGTCTTCATGGCTTTGAGCCGCCATTACAGGACAAAGATTCCCGGAATTGTCCAGATTGATGCTCACGCAGACCTGAGGAACAGCTATCAAGGCAGTCCCTTTAGCCATGCCTGTGTTATGAAGCGGGCTCTGGATCTGGACTTTCCCATTTATCAATTGGGTATTCGAAGTCTGTCTCCCGAAGAGATACAACTGAGAGAAGACCGGAAAATCCCCGGCAAAGATGCGCTTGAACTCTGTTCTGGCACTCCCGTGAATGAGCTCAACCTGCCCGAAGACTTTCCCGAAGAGATCTATCTGACAATTGATGTGGATGGACTCGACCCTTCTATCATTCCCGGAACAGGAACCCCTGAACCGGGAGGACTGGGGTGGTACCAGACCCTGAACCTGATTGAATCCATTGCCCGGAAGCACAAAATCATCGGATTTGACGTGGTGGAACTGGCTCCTCTAAAAGGCTCTCTTATTAGCGAATTCACAACGGCAAGGCTGGTTTACCAGGTGATGGGCATCATCGCCCGGCAGGAAATCAAGTCAAAAGAATAG
- the nspC gene encoding carboxynorspermidine decarboxylase gives MDQNQFIGFNPADLPTPCFVIDEGALRRNLSLLKEVQDRAGCTVLLALKAFACWPLFPLIKEYLPGICASGPHEARLGREEFGGQVHTYSPGYTDGDLHEVLGLSDHVIFNSFHQWNKYKEICLPLRDKTSFGLRLNPRQSEAEVPLYDPSSPGSRLGIIKDEFRPEDLEGISGFHFHNLCEQDLAPLKRTLKAIEDQFGPWIKQMKWVNFGGGHHISKPGYDREGLIRIIRDFRQKYGVEVILEPGEAIAIHTGVLVTTVLDVVKNEIPAVIMDASVSCHMPDVIEMPYRPEIWGAGNPGEKAWDASLGGRSCLAGDSAGIYSFEKALLPGDRLVFDDMSHYTMVKTTTFNGVPLPSIALYNPETRQTRVIRRFGYDDFKGRLG, from the coding sequence ATGGACCAAAATCAATTTATAGGATTTAACCCCGCAGATCTTCCAACTCCCTGCTTTGTCATCGATGAAGGGGCTCTGCGCCGGAACCTCAGCCTCTTAAAAGAAGTACAGGACAGAGCGGGCTGCACCGTCTTACTGGCGCTGAAAGCCTTTGCCTGCTGGCCCCTTTTTCCTCTGATAAAAGAATACCTCCCGGGCATCTGTGCCAGTGGTCCTCATGAGGCTCGGCTGGGACGTGAAGAATTTGGAGGTCAGGTGCATACCTATTCACCTGGATACACAGATGGGGACCTTCATGAAGTTTTAGGCCTCTCAGATCATGTGATCTTCAATTCCTTTCATCAATGGAACAAATACAAGGAAATCTGTTTGCCACTGAGGGATAAAACATCCTTCGGCCTGAGACTGAATCCGAGACAGAGTGAGGCCGAAGTCCCACTGTATGATCCCTCTTCCCCGGGTAGTCGTCTGGGCATTATAAAGGATGAATTCAGACCAGAAGATCTGGAAGGTATCTCTGGATTTCACTTTCACAACCTCTGTGAACAGGATCTAGCCCCCCTGAAAAGGACCCTCAAAGCCATTGAAGACCAGTTTGGTCCCTGGATCAAACAGATGAAATGGGTCAACTTCGGTGGAGGCCATCACATTAGCAAACCCGGATATGACAGAGAAGGACTCATCCGTATCATCCGGGATTTCCGCCAGAAATACGGGGTGGAAGTCATCCTGGAACCCGGGGAAGCCATTGCCATCCACACGGGGGTTCTCGTGACAACCGTACTTGATGTTGTAAAAAACGAAATACCCGCCGTGATTATGGATGCCTCCGTATCCTGCCATATGCCTGATGTGATTGAAATGCCCTACCGTCCCGAAATATGGGGAGCAGGAAACCCGGGAGAAAAGGCCTGGGATGCCTCACTGGGAGGACGGAGCTGTCTGGCCGGAGACAGTGCTGGCATCTACTCCTTCGAAAAGGCCCTCCTTCCGGGGGACCGCCTGGTATTTGACGATATGTCCCATTATACAATGGTGAAGACGACGACCTTCAACGGCGTCCCCCTCCCTTCCATTGCCCTGTATAATCCGGAAACCCGACAGACCAGGGTGATCAGGCGTTTTGGATATGACGATTTTAAAGGACGGTTAGGCTGA